One genomic window of Actinoalloteichus hoggarensis includes the following:
- a CDS encoding protein kinase family protein has protein sequence MSGKPTEYIAPNRKDTGQGVEDAGLAPGTVLGDGRYRLIGNIGQDVRGGAQLWRAKDSALGRDVALTILVGDRGDTQVNARARRALERAMHAASFHCVGAARVLDVISAKHGLAESDRVLGIVVAEWTHGTDLAELVKDNPVPPATAARLLQSLAVAVETAHHVGLVLGIDHPQRIRVSADGELRFAFPGVRPEASATDDVRGLGAVLFYLLTGRWPLPDAPVGVPTVELRQDATPVTPRSLRPIVPLELSNAAVKALAGPDSTINTGGIRTAAAMIPVLERAAATEDSGTNVMRQSPIGNPAPENDVWRDRDPEPDQARKRKLSVGMAILGVATLLIVGWLGFQVAQMFAPGGSSNATHTILPSGVEGGEGGADEDAEPDDGPPVAAGPVAPAGVTEWQLPGKNPDHPDRAGHAIDGDAATAWATSEYNVPFDAPNALKAGVGLVMSFPEVARLAEVTVNSPSAGGVIEVRTSPSATPGGIEETTLVGTLNLTGGDSSLAFDEVVEGQYVMIWVTGVVPVDSGRHQTRIAEVTFQQAE, from the coding sequence GTGAGCGGCAAGCCGACGGAGTACATCGCGCCGAACCGGAAGGACACCGGCCAGGGCGTTGAGGATGCTGGGCTGGCCCCGGGCACCGTGCTCGGCGACGGCCGCTACCGCCTGATCGGCAACATCGGGCAGGACGTGCGCGGCGGCGCGCAGCTGTGGCGGGCCAAGGACTCCGCCCTGGGGCGCGACGTCGCGTTGACCATCCTGGTCGGCGATCGAGGGGACACACAGGTCAACGCGCGGGCCAGACGGGCGTTGGAGCGCGCGATGCACGCGGCGAGCTTCCACTGCGTGGGCGCGGCGCGCGTGCTCGACGTGATCAGCGCGAAGCACGGCCTGGCCGAATCCGATCGCGTCCTGGGCATCGTGGTGGCCGAGTGGACGCACGGCACGGACCTCGCCGAGCTCGTCAAGGACAACCCGGTGCCGCCCGCCACCGCGGCACGGCTGCTCCAGTCGCTCGCCGTCGCGGTCGAGACGGCTCACCACGTCGGCCTCGTGCTGGGCATCGACCACCCGCAGCGCATCCGGGTGAGCGCCGACGGCGAGCTTCGTTTCGCCTTCCCCGGCGTCCGCCCCGAGGCGAGCGCCACCGACGACGTCCGCGGCCTGGGCGCGGTGCTGTTCTACCTGCTCACCGGCCGGTGGCCGCTGCCGGACGCCCCGGTGGGCGTGCCGACGGTGGAGCTGCGACAGGACGCCACGCCCGTCACGCCTCGGTCGCTGCGCCCCATCGTCCCGCTGGAGCTGTCGAACGCGGCGGTGAAGGCGCTGGCCGGGCCGGACAGCACGATCAACACCGGCGGCATCCGTACGGCGGCCGCGATGATCCCGGTCCTGGAGCGGGCGGCCGCCACCGAGGACTCCGGCACGAACGTGATGCGTCAGTCGCCGATCGGCAACCCGGCTCCTGAGAACGACGTCTGGCGGGATCGCGATCCCGAACCCGACCAGGCCCGCAAGCGCAAGCTGAGCGTGGGCATGGCGATCCTCGGCGTGGCCACGCTGCTGATCGTCGGCTGGCTCGGCTTCCAGGTCGCCCAGATGTTCGCCCCCGGCGGCAGCAGCAATGCGACGCACACGATCCTGCCCAGCGGCGTCGAAGGCGGTGAGGGCGGCGCCGACGAGGATGCGGAGCCGGACGACGGCCCGCCGGTGGCGGCCGGGCCGGTCGCACCCGCGGGTGTCACGGAGTGGCAGCTGCCGGGCAAGAACCCGGATCATCCGGACCGCGCGGGGCACGCGATCGACGGCGACGCGGCGACGGCATGGGCCACCTCGGAGTACAACGTACCGTTCGACGCCCCGAACGCGCTCAAGGCCGGAGTCGGCCTCGTGATGTCCTTCCCCGAGGTCGCTCGGCTCGCCGAGGTGACGGTGAACTCGCCGAGCGCGGGCGGCGTGATCGAGGTGCGCACCTCGCCCTCCGCCACACCGGGCGGCATCGAGGAGACGACCCTGGTAGGCACGCTGAACCTCACCGGCGGCGACAGCAGTCTCGCCTTCGACGAGGTCGTCGAAGGCCAGTACGTGATGATCTGGGTGACCGGGGTCGTCCCGGTGGACAGCGGTCGGCATCAGACGCGGATCGCCGAGGTGACCTTCCAGCAGGCGGAGTGA
- the sigM gene encoding RNA polymerase sigma factor SigM: MTAPASSDADLIAAHASGDPHAFTELVRRHRDRLWAVALRTMRDPEDAADALQDALISAFRAASSFRAESKVTTWLHRIVVNACLDRIRRKQSRPVVPLPEAGPNEPAITRDAIAEQETRLAVNDALAELPVEQRSAIVLVDVEGYSVAETAQILGIAEGTVKSRCARGRTRLAKLLGHLRNPDAVANVPSDDIARQQRRTREGR, from the coding sequence GTGACAGCCCCAGCAAGTTCGGACGCCGACCTCATCGCGGCCCACGCAAGCGGGGATCCACACGCATTCACGGAGCTGGTCCGGAGGCACCGCGACCGCCTGTGGGCGGTGGCGCTGCGCACCATGCGAGACCCGGAGGACGCCGCCGACGCCCTTCAGGACGCCCTGATCTCCGCCTTCCGGGCGGCCTCCTCGTTCCGCGCCGAGTCCAAGGTGACCACGTGGTTACACCGAATCGTGGTGAATGCGTGTCTGGACCGCATCAGACGTAAACAGAGCAGACCTGTCGTCCCGCTGCCCGAGGCGGGACCCAACGAGCCCGCCATCACACGGGACGCCATAGCCGAGCAGGAGACCAGGCTCGCGGTGAACGATGCCCTCGCCGAATTGCCCGTGGAGCAGCGCTCCGCGATCGTACTGGTGGACGTGGAGGGTTACTCCGTGGCGGAGACCGCCCAGATCCTGGGGATAGCCGAGGGCACGGTGAAGAGCCGCTGTGCGCGAGGTCGCACCCGCCTGGCGAAACTTCTCGGGCACCTGAGGAACCCCGATGCAGTTGCGAACGTCCCATCTGATGACATCGCGCGCCAGCAGCGACGTACTCGGGAGGGACGATGA
- a CDS encoding D-alanine--D-alanine ligase family protein — protein sequence MSDRWVAVLSGGLSHERDVSLRSGRRLSAALRSAGVTVEEWDADSELLSRLGAHRPDAVVVALHGGEGENGAVQAVLEMRGVPFVGTDSRSCRRAWDKPSAKAEIAAAGLTTPDWIVLPHSTFRSLGAQAVLDGMVERLGLPLMLKPDQGGSALGARVVRTAEELPAAMVGVLAYGDAVLVERFVEGTEVAVGVIDTEKGPIALPAVEIDPTGGVYDYTARYTAGLTTFHTPARLPETQAAEVGELAVAAHRLLGLRDVSRTDAVVGADGRVHFLEVNVSPGLTETSLLPMAIEAADRSFGTVFAELIERAIARS from the coding sequence GTGTCAGATCGTTGGGTGGCGGTGCTGTCGGGAGGGCTCTCCCACGAACGGGACGTCTCCTTGCGCTCCGGTCGCAGGCTGTCCGCCGCGCTGCGCTCGGCGGGCGTCACGGTGGAGGAGTGGGACGCCGATTCCGAGCTGTTGTCCCGGCTGGGTGCGCATCGCCCGGACGCCGTGGTGGTCGCGCTGCACGGCGGGGAGGGAGAGAACGGCGCGGTGCAAGCCGTTCTGGAGATGCGCGGGGTTCCCTTCGTCGGGACCGATTCGCGCTCCTGCCGTCGGGCCTGGGACAAGCCCTCCGCGAAGGCGGAGATCGCCGCCGCGGGTCTGACCACTCCGGACTGGATCGTGCTGCCGCACAGCACCTTCCGTTCGTTGGGCGCACAGGCCGTCCTGGACGGAATGGTCGAGCGGCTGGGTCTGCCGCTGATGCTGAAGCCGGATCAGGGCGGATCGGCGCTGGGCGCCCGGGTGGTGCGCACCGCGGAGGAGCTGCCCGCCGCGATGGTCGGGGTGCTGGCTTACGGCGACGCCGTGTTGGTGGAGCGCTTCGTCGAGGGCACTGAGGTGGCGGTCGGAGTGATCGACACCGAGAAGGGACCGATCGCGCTGCCCGCCGTCGAGATCGATCCGACGGGCGGGGTCTACGACTACACGGCGCGCTACACCGCCGGGCTCACGACCTTCCACACCCCGGCGCGGCTGCCCGAGACCCAGGCCGCGGAGGTGGGGGAGCTGGCGGTCGCCGCGCATCGCCTGCTCGGCCTTCGCGACGTCTCACGGACCGACGCCGTGGTGGGCGCCGACGGCCGGGTGCACTTCCTGGAGGTGAACGTGTCACCGGGACTCACCGAGACGTCGTTGCTCCCGATGGCGATCGAGGCGGCGGACCGCTCATTCGGAACGGTCTTCGCCGAGTTGATCGAGCGGGCGATCGCTCGCTCCTGA
- a CDS encoding GNAT family N-acetyltransferase, with translation MSRSVVGITLDNLHELPKQCRRCVFWELAPHIREQAEEFGQTEFEKEAWISSVLLEWGSCGRLVRVGGVPAGYALYAPPSAVPRSGTFPTSPVSADAVLLTTLKVMPEFADTGLGRLLVQSVAKDLTRRGVKAVEAFGHAEGESEGRCVIPAEFLRQVGFKTVRPHPRWPRLRLELRSAFTWKEDVEAALERLLEPMTVSTEATASTSVAAPAR, from the coding sequence GTGTCGAGAAGCGTGGTCGGCATCACGCTGGACAACCTGCATGAGCTGCCGAAACAGTGTCGGCGCTGCGTGTTCTGGGAGTTGGCGCCGCATATCAGGGAGCAGGCTGAGGAGTTCGGCCAGACCGAATTCGAGAAGGAGGCCTGGATCTCCAGCGTGCTGCTGGAGTGGGGCTCCTGCGGACGGCTGGTCCGAGTGGGCGGCGTGCCCGCGGGCTACGCCCTCTACGCTCCGCCGTCGGCCGTCCCTCGGTCCGGCACCTTTCCGACGTCGCCGGTCAGCGCGGACGCCGTGCTTCTCACGACCCTCAAAGTGATGCCGGAGTTCGCCGACACGGGCCTGGGACGCCTCCTGGTGCAGTCGGTGGCCAAGGACCTCACTCGGCGTGGTGTGAAGGCCGTGGAGGCCTTCGGCCATGCGGAGGGCGAGTCGGAGGGCCGTTGCGTGATCCCGGCGGAGTTCCTGCGCCAGGTCGGCTTCAAGACGGTGCGTCCGCATCCCCGCTGGCCTCGCCTGCGGCTGGAGCTCCGTTCGGCGTTCACCTGGAAGGAAGACGTGGAGGCCGCGCTCGAACGCCTGTTGGAGCCGATGACGGTGTCCACGGAGGCGACGGCGTCCACGTCGGTCGCGGCTCCCGCCCGCTGA
- the murJ gene encoding murein biosynthesis integral membrane protein MurJ, whose translation MIEPAEPVDPVDPEQTTQMSPVAAIADGEQAQPPQKAGRSLLKASGTMAIATLISRITGFLWKAMLAWVVGLGLINDSFTVANNLPTIITELLLGGVLTSIVVPVLVRAQKEDSDGGLEYTQRLVTLATVILGVGTLLSVIAAPLLTAVYVSGGDTQANRALVTAFAYLLLPQIVFYGLSALLMAILQSKQVFGPPAWAPVVNNLVIIGTILVYWMLPGELVVDPVRMTDAHLLVLGVGVTLGVVAQAAILIPALRRSGFKPAWRWGWDSRLSEFGGLAAWVLGYALVGMLGVIALTRVATAFEGSLAIYQNAWLLLQLPYGVIGFSIMTAVLPRMSRAAADGDYDRLKADLSLGARLCTLILLPLSVLMTVFGTQIGISLFSLGEGAGGAGRLGQALVVSSFGLLPYAITMLQLRVFYAMKDSRTPTLILAIMTAIKVPLLYLCPVLLDDEQVVLGITFVNSFTFVIGWLIGEIWLRHRIGRLGNRALWVTLGKAAMASIWGGGAALLAAQGIGALMPQADGAGTAWVQLIVGSVLCGIVTLGFMLLLKVRELDPVLQRVRRMVGR comes from the coding sequence GTGATCGAACCCGCGGAGCCCGTCGACCCGGTCGATCCCGAGCAGACCACGCAGATGTCGCCGGTCGCCGCGATCGCCGACGGCGAGCAGGCCCAGCCGCCGCAGAAGGCAGGCAGATCGCTGCTCAAGGCCAGCGGCACGATGGCGATCGCCACACTGATCAGCCGCATCACCGGCTTCCTGTGGAAGGCGATGCTGGCGTGGGTCGTCGGCCTGGGGCTGATCAACGACTCGTTCACCGTGGCCAACAACCTGCCGACCATCATCACCGAGCTCCTGCTCGGCGGGGTGCTGACCAGCATCGTCGTCCCGGTGCTCGTCCGGGCACAGAAGGAGGACTCCGACGGCGGCCTGGAGTACACCCAGCGCCTGGTGACGCTGGCGACCGTGATCCTGGGCGTCGGCACCCTGCTGTCGGTGATCGCCGCTCCCCTGCTCACCGCCGTCTACGTCAGCGGCGGCGACACCCAGGCCAACCGCGCCCTGGTGACGGCCTTCGCCTATCTGCTGCTGCCGCAGATCGTGTTCTACGGGCTGAGCGCCCTCCTGATGGCGATCCTGCAGTCCAAGCAGGTGTTCGGGCCGCCTGCCTGGGCTCCGGTGGTGAACAACCTCGTCATCATCGGCACCATCCTGGTGTACTGGATGCTGCCCGGCGAGCTCGTCGTCGATCCGGTTCGGATGACGGACGCCCATCTGCTCGTGCTGGGTGTCGGGGTCACGCTCGGCGTGGTGGCCCAGGCTGCCATCCTGATTCCCGCACTGCGGCGCAGCGGTTTCAAGCCGGCTTGGCGGTGGGGCTGGGACTCCCGGCTCAGCGAGTTCGGCGGCCTGGCGGCCTGGGTGCTCGGCTACGCGCTGGTGGGCATGCTCGGCGTCATCGCCCTGACCAGGGTCGCCACCGCCTTCGAAGGCAGTCTGGCGATCTACCAGAACGCCTGGCTGCTGCTTCAGCTGCCCTACGGCGTGATCGGCTTCTCGATCATGACGGCGGTGCTGCCCAGGATGAGCCGGGCCGCCGCCGACGGGGACTACGACCGGCTGAAGGCGGACCTCTCGCTCGGCGCACGCCTCTGCACGCTGATCCTGCTGCCGCTGAGCGTGCTGATGACGGTGTTCGGCACCCAGATCGGCATCTCGCTGTTCTCCCTCGGCGAGGGCGCGGGCGGCGCGGGCAGGCTGGGACAGGCGTTGGTCGTCTCGTCCTTCGGTCTGCTGCCCTATGCGATCACCATGCTCCAGTTGCGGGTGTTCTACGCGATGAAGGACTCGCGGACGCCCACCCTGATCCTCGCCATCATGACGGCCATCAAGGTGCCGCTGCTCTACCTGTGCCCGGTACTGCTCGACGACGAGCAGGTCGTCCTGGGCATCACCTTCGTCAACTCCTTCACCTTCGTCATCGGCTGGCTCATCGGGGAGATCTGGCTGCGCCATCGGATCGGCAGGCTCGGCAACCGCGCGCTGTGGGTGACGCTGGGCAAGGCGGCGATGGCCTCGATCTGGGGCGGCGGCGCCGCGCTGCTCGCCGCGCAGGGCATCGGTGCGCTGATGCCGCAGGCCGACGGCGCGGGCACGGCCTGGGTCCAGCTCATCGTCGGATCGGTGCTCTGCGGAATCGTCACGCTGGGCTTCATGCTGTTGCTGAAGGTGCGGGAGCTCGACCCGGTGCTACAACGGGTGCGAAGGATGGTCGGACGGTAA
- a CDS encoding N-acetylmuramoyl-L-alanine amidase: MQLLHRGDFGPAVAEIKAILASQGLLPSSNGHIGDDQDQVFDGLVEHAVRAFQQQRGLITDGVVGTATYRALRDARWSLGDRPLAYQISQSITGDDVFALQERLLELGYDAGRPNKVFGAQTEHALKSFQRDYGITADGVCGPETLRSLRQLMPKVRGGRPVLLREQERVRTAGPRLRGKRIVLDPGHGGADRGAVVEDAAEADLAWDLARRLEGRMVATGMEALLVRGPDTCPPEAERAAFANDAGADLFLSLHTDTNPSPAAQGIASYHFGTGNGTTSTVGEALAGYIQREVVAKTGMVDCGSHPKTWEVLRLTRMPAVHIEVGYLTNAADRRRLMDPTFRDILAERILVAVKRLYLLGENDQPTGTFTFDDLLRHELAKID; encoded by the coding sequence ATGCAACTGCTCCACCGCGGTGACTTCGGTCCGGCTGTTGCCGAGATCAAGGCCATTCTCGCATCGCAGGGCCTGCTTCCGTCGTCGAACGGCCACATCGGCGACGACCAGGATCAGGTCTTCGACGGGCTCGTCGAGCACGCAGTTCGAGCCTTCCAGCAACAGCGTGGTCTGATCACCGACGGGGTGGTGGGCACTGCCACCTATCGGGCACTGCGTGACGCCCGGTGGAGTCTCGGCGACCGCCCGCTGGCCTACCAGATCAGCCAGTCGATCACCGGCGACGACGTCTTCGCCCTTCAGGAACGTCTGTTGGAGCTCGGTTACGACGCGGGCAGGCCCAACAAGGTCTTCGGCGCGCAGACCGAGCACGCACTGAAGAGCTTCCAGCGCGACTACGGGATCACCGCCGACGGCGTGTGCGGCCCGGAGACGCTGCGGTCGCTCCGGCAGCTCATGCCCAAGGTTCGCGGGGGCAGGCCGGTCCTTCTGCGCGAGCAGGAGCGGGTCCGCACCGCCGGGCCCCGGCTGCGCGGCAAGCGCATCGTGCTCGACCCCGGCCACGGTGGTGCCGATCGCGGCGCCGTCGTCGAGGATGCCGCCGAGGCCGACCTGGCCTGGGACCTCGCCCGCAGGCTTGAAGGCCGCATGGTCGCCACCGGCATGGAGGCCCTGCTGGTACGAGGCCCGGACACGTGTCCGCCTGAGGCGGAACGGGCCGCGTTCGCCAACGACGCGGGCGCCGACCTCTTCCTCTCGCTGCACACCGACACGAACCCGTCGCCCGCCGCGCAGGGCATCGCGTCGTACCACTTCGGCACGGGCAACGGCACCACCTCGACCGTCGGTGAGGCCCTGGCCGGCTACATCCAGCGTGAGGTCGTCGCCAAGACCGGCATGGTCGACTGCGGGTCGCATCCCAAGACCTGGGAGGTCCTGCGTCTGACCAGGATGCCCGCCGTGCACATCGAGGTCGGCTACCTCACCAACGCCGCCGACCGACGACGGCTGATGGACCCCACGTTCCGCGACATCCTCGCCGAACGCATCCTGGTCGCCGTGAAGCGGCTCTACCTGCTCGGCGAGAACGACCAGCCGACCGGGACCTTCACGTTCGACGACCTGCTGCGCCACGAGCTGGCCAAGATCGACTGA
- a CDS encoding PLP-dependent aminotransferase family protein, producing MTSQEPQQASRSRARSLDAHLSRYAARTAGMTASEIRALFSVASRPEVVSLAGGMPNLSALPMESLAGEVARLVADEGQVAFQYGSAQGVPELREQITEVMALEGISAHPDDVVVTVGSQMALDTVTRIFCDPGDVVLAEAPSYVGALGSFTAYQAEVVHVAMDEAGLIPEALRAALDSVQAAGRRVKFLYTIPNFHNPAGVTLAVSRRAEVLDICARHGVLVIEDNPYGLLGFDDQIYPALRSMDAENVVYLGSFSKTFASGLRVGWALAPHAVREKLVLASESATLCPPTFNQFLVSRYLSTHDWKGQVKKYREVYRERRDAMLSALEQHLPDGCTWTRPDGGFYVWLTVPEGIDTKAMLPRAITQRVAYVSGTAFHANGFGSRQMRLSFCYPTPERIQEGVRRLGGVLQDELELLATFGSVPQRPRLGADSPGPDTA from the coding sequence ATGACCAGCCAGGAGCCGCAGCAGGCGTCGCGCAGCCGCGCGCGCAGTCTTGACGCCCATCTGAGCCGCTACGCGGCCAGGACGGCAGGGATGACGGCATCGGAGATCCGAGCGCTGTTCTCCGTGGCCAGCAGGCCGGAGGTGGTGTCGCTGGCAGGGGGCATGCCGAATCTCTCCGCGTTGCCGATGGAGTCGCTCGCCGGCGAGGTCGCCCGGCTGGTCGCCGACGAGGGCCAGGTCGCGTTCCAGTACGGCTCCGCGCAGGGCGTGCCGGAGCTGCGCGAGCAGATCACCGAGGTGATGGCGCTGGAGGGCATCAGCGCCCATCCCGACGACGTCGTGGTCACCGTCGGTTCGCAGATGGCCTTGGACACCGTCACCAGGATCTTCTGCGACCCCGGTGACGTGGTGCTGGCCGAGGCTCCGTCCTACGTCGGCGCACTCGGCAGCTTCACCGCGTATCAGGCGGAGGTCGTGCATGTCGCGATGGACGAGGCGGGTCTGATCCCGGAGGCGCTTCGCGCGGCGCTCGACTCCGTCCAGGCCGCCGGGAGGCGCGTCAAATTCCTCTACACGATCCCCAACTTCCACAACCCGGCGGGCGTGACCCTGGCCGTGTCCCGCCGGGCCGAGGTGTTGGACATCTGCGCTCGACACGGGGTCCTGGTCATCGAGGACAACCCCTACGGGCTGCTGGGCTTCGACGATCAGATCTATCCCGCGTTGCGGTCGATGGACGCGGAGAACGTCGTCTACCTCGGCTCTTTCTCCAAGACCTTCGCCTCGGGGCTCCGAGTCGGCTGGGCGCTGGCGCCGCACGCGGTCCGCGAGAAACTCGTGTTGGCCTCCGAGTCCGCCACCCTCTGTCCACCGACCTTCAATCAGTTCCTGGTCTCGCGCTATCTCTCGACTCATGACTGGAAGGGCCAGGTCAAGAAGTACCGCGAGGTCTACCGGGAACGCAGGGACGCGATGCTCAGCGCGTTGGAGCAGCACCTGCCCGACGGCTGCACCTGGACCCGGCCCGACGGCGGGTTCTACGTCTGGCTGACGGTCCCCGAGGGGATCGACACCAAGGCGATGCTGCCGAGGGCGATCACCCAGCGCGTGGCCTATGTGTCGGGAACGGCTTTCCATGCGAACGGCTTCGGCAGCAGGCAGATGCGGCTGTCCTTCTGCTACCCCACGCCCGAACGCATCCAGGAGGGCGTCCGCAGGCTCGGGGGCGTGCTTCAGGACGAGCTCGAGCTGCTGGCGACCTTCGGCAGTGTCCCTCAGCGACCGCGTCTCGGCGCCGACTCACCCGGGCCGGACACCGCCTGA
- the trxB gene encoding thioredoxin-disulfide reductase — protein sequence MSDVRNLIIIGSGPAGYTAAVYAARAQLEPLIFEGTQFGGALMTTTEVENYPGFRNGIMGPELMEQMRAQAERFGAELRPEDVESVSLAGPVKTVMVDGTEYRAKAVILAMGAAPRYVNVPGEERLLGRGVSSCATCDGFFFRDQDIAVVGGGDSAMEEATFLTRFARSVTIVHRREEFRASRIMLERARANDKIRWRTNAAVTEVLGESSVSGLRLVDTVSGEESTLDVTAMFVAIGHDPRSELVKGQVELDDAGYVRVMERSTSTNLTGVFAAGDLVDHTYRQAITAAGSGCSSAIDAERWLAHHETTPESVGGGYGLGDPVPTV from the coding sequence TTGTCCGACGTGAGAAATCTGATCATCATCGGCTCGGGACCGGCGGGCTACACCGCCGCGGTGTACGCGGCGCGTGCCCAGCTCGAACCGCTGATCTTCGAGGGTACGCAGTTCGGCGGCGCCCTGATGACGACCACCGAGGTGGAGAACTACCCCGGCTTCCGCAACGGCATCATGGGCCCGGAGCTGATGGAGCAGATGCGGGCGCAGGCCGAACGCTTCGGCGCGGAACTGCGGCCGGAGGACGTCGAGTCGGTGTCGCTGGCCGGCCCGGTGAAGACGGTGATGGTCGACGGCACCGAGTACCGGGCCAAGGCGGTCATCCTCGCGATGGGCGCCGCCCCGCGGTACGTGAACGTGCCCGGTGAGGAGCGGCTCCTCGGCCGGGGCGTGTCCTCCTGCGCGACCTGCGACGGCTTCTTCTTCCGCGATCAGGACATCGCGGTGGTCGGCGGCGGCGACTCGGCCATGGAGGAGGCGACCTTCCTCACTCGGTTCGCGAGGTCGGTGACGATCGTGCACCGCCGCGAGGAGTTCCGGGCCTCCCGCATCATGCTGGAGCGTGCCAGGGCGAACGACAAGATCCGCTGGCGGACCAACGCCGCGGTGACCGAGGTGCTCGGCGAGAGCTCGGTGAGCGGTCTGCGGCTCGTCGACACGGTGTCCGGCGAGGAGTCGACCCTCGACGTGACGGCCATGTTCGTCGCGATCGGGCACGATCCGCGCAGCGAGCTGGTCAAGGGCCAGGTCGAGCTGGACGACGCGGGTTATGTGCGGGTCATGGAGCGGAGCACGAGCACGAATCTGACCGGAGTGTTCGCCGCGGGCGACCTCGTCGACCACACCTACCGGCAGGCCATCACCGCGGCGGGCTCGGGCTGTTCTTCGGCGATCGATGCCGAGCGGTGGCTCGCCCACCATGAGACGACGCCGGAGTCGGTCGGCGGCGGCTACGGGCTGGGCGACCCGGTCCCCACGGTCTGA
- the trxA gene encoding thioredoxin: MAGTTVTITDKSFKTDVLDSSTPVLVDFWATWCGPCKMVAPVLEEIAAEQADKLTIAKLDIDANPLTQRDYQVMSIPTLILFKNGQPVTQIVGAKPKAALMSEIAKHLD; this comes from the coding sequence ATGGCAGGCACGACCGTCACCATCACCGACAAGAGCTTCAAGACCGACGTGCTCGACAGCAGCACGCCGGTGCTCGTCGACTTCTGGGCGACCTGGTGCGGCCCCTGCAAGATGGTCGCTCCCGTGCTGGAGGAGATCGCGGCCGAGCAGGCGGACAAGCTGACCATCGCCAAGCTCGACATCGACGCGAACCCCTTGACGCAGCGCGACTACCAGGTCATGTCGATCCCGACGCTGATCCTGTTCAAGAACGGTCAGCCCGTGACGCAGATCGTCGGGGCGAAGCCGAAGGCCGCGCTGATGAGCGAGATCGCCAAGCACCTCGACTGA
- a CDS encoding ParB/RepB/Spo0J family partition protein, protein MTERRGGLGRGLAALIPSGPPAADAGAATDAPQRGDRRAGPPTAQSSSAEARLEALLREETASAVYREVPIASITPNPKQPRQVFDEPALEELEHSIREFGLLQPIVVRELGGGKYELIMGERRWRAAQRARLPHIPAIVRRTKDDAMLRDALLENIHRVQLNPLEEAAAYQQLLEEFHVTHEELASRIGRSRPVITNTIRLLNLPLPVQRRVAANILSAGHARALLSLDDAESQEDLAARIVREGMSVRSTEEAVRLSRLEEPAKPKAAPRKQMQAPGLQDVADRLSNAFDTRVKVELGRRKGRIVVEFGSVDDLERIVTMMAENRTIQT, encoded by the coding sequence ATGACGGAACGCAGGGGGGGACTCGGTCGCGGGCTTGCCGCGCTGATTCCCAGTGGGCCGCCCGCGGCCGATGCCGGGGCGGCGACCGACGCACCACAGCGTGGGGACCGTCGAGCCGGGCCCCCGACGGCACAGTCGAGCTCCGCCGAGGCCAGGCTGGAGGCGCTGCTTCGCGAGGAGACCGCGAGCGCGGTCTATCGGGAGGTGCCGATCGCCTCGATCACGCCGAACCCGAAGCAGCCACGGCAGGTCTTCGACGAGCCCGCGCTGGAGGAGCTCGAGCACTCGATTCGGGAGTTCGGTCTGCTCCAGCCGATCGTGGTTCGCGAACTCGGCGGCGGCAAGTACGAGCTGATCATGGGCGAGCGACGCTGGCGAGCGGCGCAGCGGGCCAGGCTCCCCCACATCCCGGCCATCGTCCGGCGCACCAAGGACGATGCGATGCTCCGGGACGCGCTCCTGGAGAACATCCACCGGGTGCAGCTCAATCCGTTGGAGGAGGCGGCGGCGTACCAGCAGCTCCTCGAGGAGTTTCACGTGACACACGAGGAGTTGGCGTCGCGGATCGGGCGGAGCCGTCCGGTCATCACGAACACGATCCGACTGTTGAACCTTCCGCTGCCGGTGCAGCGTCGGGTGGCGGCGAACATCCTGTCGGCGGGGCATGCTCGGGCGTTGCTGAGTCTGGACGACGCGGAGTCGCAGGAGGATCTCGCGGCGCGCATCGTGCGGGAGGGCATGTCGGTGCGTTCGACGGAGGAGGCGGTCCGGCTGTCTCGGCTGGAGGAGCCCGCGAAGCCGAAGGCCGCTCCCCGGAAACAGATGCAGGCACCGGGACTTCAGGATGTCGCCGATCGGTTGTCCAACGCCTTCGATACTCGGGTCAAGGTCGAACTCGGCAGGCGGAAGGGTCGGATCGTCGTCGAGTTCGGGTCGGTCGATGATCTGGAGCGCATCGTGACGATGATGGCGGAAAATCGGACTATTCAGACATAG